TTACACCGGCAGCGAAGTCAGCGATTTTCAGGACTTCATCCTGTTCACCAACTACCACCGCTATGTCGACGAGTTCGTGAACTGGGGCGCTGCGCAGATCGGGCAGAATGGCTATGTCGCGCTGACCGGCGCGGCCGGGCTCGATATCCGCGAGCCGACCCCTCATGCGCAGAACCAGCTCAACGACACCGCGTGGCGCCGCCACCAGATGCCCGCCTATCACCTGATCCGGGAAGACGGGCGCGGGATCACGCTGGTGAACATCGGCGTCGGCCCATCCAATGCCAAGACCATCTGCGATCACCTCGCGGTGCTGCGTCCCCATGCATGGATGATGATCGGCCACTGCGGCGGGCTGCGTTCGACCCAGAAGATCGGCGATTTCGTTCTCGCCCACGCCTATCTGCGCGACGATCACGTGCTCGATTGCGTGCTCCCGCCCGAAGTGCCGATCCCGCCGATTGCCGAAGTGCAGCAGGCGCTGGCGCTGGCAGCCGAGGACGTTTCCGGCGTGCAGGGCGCGAACCTCAAGCAGCGGATGCGCACCGGCACGGTCGTGACCACCGATGATCGCAACTGGGAGCTGCGCTACTCCTCGTCAGCCAAGCGCTTCTCGCAGAGCCGCGCCATCGCGATCGACATGGAGAGCGCGACCATCGCCACGCAGGGCTACCGCTTCCGCGTGCCTTACGGGACGCTGCTGTGTGTCTCGGACAAGCCGTTGCATGGCGAGATCAAGCTGCCGGGGCAGGCCAACAAGTTCTACGAGGAAGCCATCGCCGCCCACCTCCAGATCGGCATCGTCGCCTGTTCGGCGCTGCGCGACGAGGGCGACCGGCTGCACTCGCGCAAATTGCGCGCGTTTAACGAGCCGCCCTTCAGGTAAGCTTGCGGTGCCGGGGCGACCTTCAGAGGTCGTCCCGGTCGCCCGAAAGTTCGATTTCCTTGTCGTCCGCGGTCTCCGCAGCGATGTCGAGCATGGTCGAAAGCTCTTTCGATGTGGCGCTGTCGAGCACCTTGATGACGAAGTAGAGCACATCGCCGCGGATCTCCCAGCTGCCCATCTTCAGCTGGCCCGAGGCCTCGAGCAGTTCGAGCGCCGCCTTGCCGCCGATCCCGTCCTTTTCGACGCGCCCTGCCGGCGAGAACACCTCGCGCACGG
This DNA window, taken from Porphyrobacter sp. ULC335, encodes the following:
- a CDS encoding AMP nucleosidase; this translates as MIDIPTILDQLQQHYEDAVRTLRDDVIAFGRDGTVPAPSKRADGSYAYPQITLRYNGVGAPRDRSRAFGRLELPGTYATTITRPDLFAHYLTEQLQLIAAEYEIEVTVERSRQEIPFPYVLDGEAGAAMVGIAPQDIAAHFPSTDLALIGDELADGIEIDGDHDMPLSLFDGLRTDYSLARLKHYTGSEVSDFQDFILFTNYHRYVDEFVNWGAAQIGQNGYVALTGAAGLDIREPTPHAQNQLNDTAWRRHQMPAYHLIREDGRGITLVNIGVGPSNAKTICDHLAVLRPHAWMMIGHCGGLRSTQKIGDFVLAHAYLRDDHVLDCVLPPEVPIPPIAEVQQALALAAEDVSGVQGANLKQRMRTGTVVTTDDRNWELRYSSSAKRFSQSRAIAIDMESATIATQGYRFRVPYGTLLCVSDKPLHGEIKLPGQANKFYEEAIAAHLQIGIVACSALRDEGDRLHSRKLRAFNEPPFR